The Fundidesulfovibrio magnetotacticus genome has a window encoding:
- the tdh gene encoding L-threonine 3-dehydrogenase has protein sequence MRALVKTGPGEGLELQRVKKPEPGHNDVLIKIRKTAICGTDVHIWKWDEWAARTIPAPMVVGHEYVGEVVAVGQEVRGFQVGDRVSGEGHVTCGFCRNCRAGRRHLCRNTVGVGVNRPGCFADYLAIPAFNAFKIPDGIEDDLAAIFDPFGNAAHTALSFDLVGEDVLITGAGPIGIMAVAIARHAGARHVVITDVNPYRLGLAEKMGATRAVNVLERGLPEVMAELGMTEGFDVGLEMSGAPRAFESMLENMNHGGRVALLGIPPKSTAIDWNHVIFKGLVIKGIYGREMFETWYKMTAMLQSGLDIRPVITHRFPVEEYALGFEAMIGGQSGKVILDWSA, from the coding sequence ATGAGAGCATTGGTCAAAACCGGCCCTGGCGAGGGGCTTGAGCTCCAGCGCGTGAAGAAGCCCGAGCCCGGGCACAACGACGTGCTGATCAAGATCAGGAAGACGGCCATCTGCGGCACGGACGTGCACATCTGGAAGTGGGACGAGTGGGCGGCCAGGACGATTCCCGCGCCCATGGTGGTGGGCCACGAGTACGTGGGCGAGGTGGTGGCCGTGGGCCAGGAGGTGCGCGGTTTCCAGGTGGGCGACCGGGTTTCGGGCGAGGGCCACGTGACGTGCGGCTTCTGCCGCAACTGCCGCGCGGGACGCAGGCATCTGTGCCGCAACACGGTGGGCGTGGGCGTGAACCGTCCCGGGTGCTTCGCGGACTACCTGGCGATTCCGGCGTTCAACGCCTTCAAGATCCCCGACGGCATCGAAGACGACCTGGCCGCGATTTTCGATCCGTTCGGCAACGCGGCGCACACGGCGCTGTCGTTCGATCTGGTGGGCGAGGACGTGCTCATCACGGGCGCGGGCCCCATCGGAATCATGGCGGTGGCCATCGCGCGCCATGCCGGGGCGCGTCACGTGGTGATCACGGACGTGAACCCCTACCGCCTGGGCCTGGCGGAGAAGATGGGGGCCACGCGGGCGGTGAACGTGCTGGAGCGCGGGCTGCCCGAGGTGATGGCGGAGCTGGGCATGACGGAGGGCTTCGACGTGGGCCTGGAGATGTCGGGCGCGCCGAGGGCGTTCGAGTCCATGCTGGAGAACATGAACCACGGCGGCCGCGTGGCGCTTCTGGGCATTCCGCCCAAGTCCACGGCCATCGACTGGAACCACGTGATTTTCAAGGGACTTGTGATCAAGGGCATCTACGGCCGCGAGATGTTCGAGACGTGGTACAAGATGACGGCCATGCTCCAGAGCGGGCTGGACATCCGCCCGGTGATCACCCACCGCTTCCCGGTGGAGGAATACGCGTTGGGCTTCGAGGCGATGATCGGCGGCCAGAGCGGGAAGGTGATCCTGGACTGGAGCGCGTAG
- a CDS encoding glycine C-acetyltransferase — translation MREQFLTQLDETLEQIRRDGLFKGERVLAGPQAALVRLEDGREVLNFCANNYLGLAGDPRMIQAAKDGLDRYGFGMASVRFICGAQTVHKALEKALSDFLQTEDTILYSSCFDANAGLFETLLGPEDAIVSDALNHASIIDGVRLCKAKRYRYANNDMADLEKQLVQARADGARHILVATDGVFSMDGVVADLDALCDLADKHGALTMVDDSHAVGFVGRHGRGSVELRGVLGRVDVITGTLGKALGGASGGYTSGRRQIVDLLRQRSRPYLFSNSLAPAIAAATLRVLELLASPEGAALRARLEANAALFRKLMEGHGFTLAGAGHPIIPVMLGDAALAGRMAAAMLEEGVYVTGFSYPVVPLGKARIRTQMSAAHTTEHVEQAAAAFAKVGKALGVI, via the coding sequence ATGCGCGAACAATTTCTCACCCAGCTGGACGAGACCCTCGAACAGATCCGCCGCGACGGCCTCTTCAAGGGCGAACGCGTGCTCGCCGGGCCACAGGCCGCCCTTGTGCGCCTGGAGGACGGCCGCGAAGTGCTCAACTTCTGCGCCAACAACTACCTGGGCCTCGCGGGCGACCCCCGCATGATCCAGGCCGCCAAGGACGGGCTCGACCGCTACGGCTTCGGCATGGCCAGCGTGCGCTTCATCTGCGGCGCGCAGACCGTGCACAAGGCCCTGGAAAAAGCCCTCTCGGACTTCCTCCAGACCGAGGACACCATCCTCTATTCCAGCTGCTTCGACGCCAACGCCGGCCTCTTCGAAACGCTCCTGGGACCCGAGGACGCCATCGTCTCCGACGCGCTCAACCACGCCTCCATCATCGACGGCGTGCGCCTGTGCAAGGCCAAACGCTACCGCTACGCCAACAACGACATGGCCGACCTGGAAAAACAGCTCGTCCAGGCCCGCGCCGACGGCGCGCGCCACATTCTCGTCGCCACCGACGGCGTGTTTTCCATGGACGGCGTGGTGGCCGACCTGGACGCCCTCTGCGACCTGGCCGACAAGCACGGCGCGCTCACCATGGTGGACGACTCCCACGCCGTGGGCTTCGTGGGTCGGCACGGCCGGGGCTCCGTGGAACTGCGCGGCGTGCTGGGGCGCGTGGACGTGATCACCGGCACACTCGGCAAGGCCCTGGGCGGCGCCTCCGGCGGCTACACCTCCGGCCGCCGCCAGATCGTGGACCTGCTGCGACAGCGCTCCCGGCCCTATCTCTTCTCCAATAGCCTGGCCCCGGCCATCGCCGCCGCCACCCTGCGCGTGCTGGAACTGCTGGCCTCCCCCGAAGGCGCGGCACTGCGCGCGCGCCTGGAAGCCAACGCCGCGCTCTTCCGCAAACTCATGGAAGGCCACGGCTTCACCCTGGCCGGAGCGGGACACCCCATCATCCCCGTCATGCTGGGCGACGCCGCCCTGGCGGGCCGCATGGCCGCCGCCATGCTGGAGGAAGGCGTCTACGTCACCGGGTTCTCCTACCCCGTCGTTCCCCTGGGCAAGGCCCGCATCCGCACCCAGATGAGCGCCGCCCACACCACCGAACACGTGGAACAGGCGGCGGCGGCCTTCGCCAAGGTCGGCAAGGCCCTGGGCGTGATTTAG
- a CDS encoding B12-binding domain-containing radical SAM protein: MKILLMNVPDLSIAKTSSSWQLEASDIGIFPPIGIMYLAGALRAHGRHEAVLLDTILERMNHAEVVRKALEIRPDVIGMTVYTPNLHDALALTRRLREALPGVPLVWGGPHADLFPNESLTHDCVDYLVLGEAEHTLPRFLDALEDRTPLADIPALVFRGLDGAPVFTGPAGFVKDIDSLPFPAFDALDYRRYYSAIGTGQPVGTICSSRGCPFNCTFCCRPYSSYRTRSVENIMEEMEAYHGRGIREFFFFDDLFNATAKRVRAIAQAILDRGWNITWAFRGRVDAIDEEMLALARRSGCRQILFGVETSTDEGLRDINKKITIAQVRRAMKMCRKAGIVTSTNWIIGFPHHKTREDVLHLIETAVSIDSDFAQFNILIVYHGTKIFEDGVRKGLFPADIWRAQALDPVPNFVEPIWEERLSRDELSKLLKRCYMRFYFRPMPILRKVLSLRNPRQFMLYAKGALKLLGIGQGRPKDEA, from the coding sequence TTGAAAATCCTCCTCATGAACGTCCCGGACCTGAGCATCGCCAAGACCTCCAGCTCCTGGCAGCTCGAAGCCTCCGACATCGGCATCTTTCCGCCCATCGGGATCATGTACCTGGCCGGGGCGTTGCGCGCCCACGGACGCCACGAGGCCGTGCTCCTGGACACCATCCTGGAGCGCATGAACCACGCCGAGGTGGTCAGGAAGGCCCTGGAGATCAGGCCCGACGTCATCGGCATGACCGTCTACACCCCCAACCTCCACGACGCCCTGGCCCTCACCCGCAGGCTGCGGGAAGCGCTGCCCGGCGTCCCCCTGGTCTGGGGAGGCCCCCACGCCGACCTTTTCCCCAACGAAAGCCTCACCCACGACTGTGTGGACTACCTCGTGCTGGGAGAGGCCGAACACACCCTGCCGCGCTTTCTCGACGCCCTCGAAGACCGCACGCCCCTGGCCGACATCCCCGCCCTGGTCTTCCGGGGCCTGGACGGCGCGCCCGTGTTCACAGGCCCCGCCGGGTTCGTGAAGGACATCGACTCCCTGCCATTCCCGGCCTTCGACGCCCTGGACTACAGGCGCTACTATTCCGCCATCGGCACGGGCCAGCCCGTGGGCACCATCTGCTCCTCGCGCGGGTGCCCCTTCAACTGCACCTTCTGCTGCCGCCCCTATTCCTCCTACCGCACGCGCTCCGTGGAAAACATCATGGAGGAGATGGAGGCCTACCACGGCCGGGGCATCCGGGAATTCTTCTTCTTCGACGATCTCTTCAACGCCACGGCCAAGCGCGTGCGCGCCATCGCCCAGGCCATCCTGGACCGGGGGTGGAACATCACCTGGGCCTTCCGGGGCCGCGTGGACGCCATCGACGAGGAAATGCTCGCCCTGGCGCGGCGCTCCGGCTGCCGCCAGATCCTCTTCGGCGTGGAAACCTCCACCGACGAAGGCCTGCGCGACATCAACAAGAAAATCACCATCGCCCAGGTGCGCCGGGCCATGAAGATGTGCCGCAAGGCGGGCATCGTCACCAGCACCAACTGGATCATCGGCTTCCCGCACCACAAGACCCGCGAAGACGTGCTCCACCTGATAGAGACCGCCGTTTCCATCGACTCGGACTTCGCCCAGTTCAACATCCTCATCGTCTACCACGGCACGAAGATCTTCGAGGACGGCGTGCGAAAGGGCCTCTTCCCCGCCGACATCTGGCGCGCCCAGGCCCTGGACCCCGTGCCCAACTTCGTCGAGCCCATCTGGGAGGAACGCCTCTCCCGCGACGAGCTTTCCAAGCTCCTCAAGCGCTGCTACATGCGCTTCTACTTCCGGCCCATGCCCATCCTGCGCAAGGTCCTGAGCCTGCGCAATCCCCGGCAGTTCATGCTCTACGCCAAGGGGGCGCTCAAGCTCCTGGGCATCGGGCAGGGACGCCCCAAGGACGAAGCCTAG
- a CDS encoding acyltransferase → MSNPRQEPQGRLEDYMGRTGQAGLAVYLASRASSPLRYALEQTAQALVGWLPGLPGMALRGALYRPLLGACASTPVFESGAELLHMDSIRLGRSVYVDRLARLHASAAAIELGDCTRVMRAAYLCTFTSDSRPGEGIVTGARCWIGVNAVLASGQGGITLGEQVLIGPGAMIVTGDHDFRRLDLQAVERAYTGRPVTVGDNVWIGAGAVLLGGVTVGRDAVIAAGAVVTRDVPPRSVAGGVPAKIISDIEQGAGS, encoded by the coding sequence ATGAGCAATCCCCGCCAAGAACCCCAAGGACGACTCGAAGACTACATGGGCCGCACAGGCCAGGCCGGACTCGCGGTCTATCTCGCCTCGCGCGCGTCGAGCCCCTTGCGCTACGCCCTGGAGCAGACCGCCCAGGCCCTGGTCGGCTGGCTCCCCGGGCTGCCCGGCATGGCCCTGCGCGGCGCGCTCTACCGCCCGCTCCTGGGGGCCTGCGCCTCCACCCCAGTGTTCGAGTCCGGCGCGGAGCTCCTGCACATGGACTCCATCCGGCTGGGCCGCAGCGTCTACGTGGACCGCCTCGCCCGGCTGCACGCCTCCGCCGCCGCCATCGAGCTGGGCGACTGCACCCGCGTGATGCGCGCGGCCTACCTGTGCACCTTCACCTCCGATTCGCGCCCCGGCGAGGGCATCGTCACCGGCGCGCGCTGCTGGATCGGCGTGAACGCCGTGCTGGCCTCGGGGCAGGGGGGCATCACCCTGGGCGAGCAGGTGCTCATCGGCCCCGGGGCCATGATCGTCACCGGCGACCACGACTTCCGCCGCCTGGACCTGCAGGCCGTGGAGCGCGCCTACACCGGCCGCCCCGTCACCGTGGGCGACAACGTCTGGATCGGCGCGGGAGCGGTGCTCCTGGGCGGCGTGACCGTGGGCCGCGACGCCGTGATCGCCGCGGGGGCCGTGGTCACCCGCGACGTGCCACCGCGCAGCGTGGCGGGCGGCGTGCCCGCGAAAATCATTTCCGACATCGAGCAAGGAGCCGGGTCTTGA
- a CDS encoding N-acyl homoserine lactonase family protein has translation MSAKYTIHPLVVGSKRFDKGFMTYQQEMGTPYVIPLYAWLVLGGEKKILVDTGELRPIVSPDREEFIGAKIETIEEGLARHGLTPEDIDIVIHTHLHRDHCENDYKFTNATFYVHEKEMEVVHDPHPLDYRYQEDFILDVEENGQIKTLSEDTEVVPGITMIHTPAHTEGSMSVLIETAKGKALITGFCCIMDNFYPAKEVKGLGMEVIPPSTCLDLKEAYDIVLKCRDMADIIIPLHEPKFAREGAIG, from the coding sequence ATGTCCGCCAAATACACCATCCACCCCCTCGTGGTGGGTTCCAAGCGTTTCGACAAAGGCTTCATGACTTACCAGCAGGAGATGGGCACGCCCTACGTGATCCCCCTCTACGCCTGGCTCGTGCTGGGCGGCGAGAAGAAGATCCTGGTGGACACCGGGGAACTCCGGCCCATCGTCAGCCCCGACCGCGAGGAGTTCATCGGGGCCAAGATCGAGACCATCGAGGAAGGCCTGGCCCGCCACGGCCTCACCCCCGAGGACATCGACATCGTGATCCACACCCACCTGCACCGCGACCACTGCGAAAACGACTACAAGTTCACCAACGCCACCTTCTATGTCCACGAGAAGGAAATGGAAGTGGTGCACGACCCCCATCCCCTGGACTACCGCTACCAGGAGGACTTCATCCTCGACGTGGAGGAGAACGGACAGATCAAGACCCTCTCCGAGGACACCGAAGTGGTCCCCGGCATCACCATGATCCACACCCCGGCACACACCGAGGGCTCCATGAGCGTGCTCATCGAGACGGCCAAGGGCAAGGCGCTCATCACGGGCTTCTGCTGCATCATGGACAACTTCTACCCCGCCAAGGAAGTGAAAGGCCTGGGCATGGAGGTGATCCCCCCCTCCACCTGCCTGGACCTCAAGGAAGCCTACGATATCGTGCTCAAGTGCCGCGACATGGCCGACATCATCATCCCCCTGCACGAGCCGAAGTTCGCCCGGGAAGGGGCCATCGGCTAG
- a CDS encoding acetolactate decarboxylase, with product MPSRSPLPSTAARLLPGLILALLLAACTPKQPPAVYQLGDFEVFALGDYQGTRPLKELAKSGDFGLGTLHGLDGEMVVVDGVFYRADGQCNLTRPSMDALSPFANLVTFKAQGREAVKDMPHMAALTQWLDARLPKGGFAAARVDAGFKSLTIRSVPGYAQPWPHLTDALKTQHVKTIANARGTLVALRGPARPGGGWVAGWHVHFVSEDRTLGGHVLGFEGLEGQAAWMSLERLVLELPTQKP from the coding sequence ATGCCCAGCCGCAGCCCGCTCCCGTCCACCGCCGCCCGGCTCCTTCCGGGCCTGATCCTGGCCCTGCTCCTGGCCGCCTGCACCCCCAAGCAGCCCCCGGCCGTCTACCAGCTGGGCGACTTCGAGGTGTTCGCCCTGGGCGACTACCAGGGCACGCGCCCCCTGAAGGAGCTGGCCAAAAGCGGCGACTTCGGCCTGGGCACCCTGCACGGCCTGGACGGCGAGATGGTGGTGGTGGACGGCGTGTTCTACCGCGCCGACGGCCAGTGCAACCTGACGCGGCCCTCCATGGACGCGCTCTCGCCCTTCGCAAATCTGGTCACCTTCAAGGCCCAGGGCCGGGAGGCCGTGAAGGACATGCCCCACATGGCCGCCCTGACCCAGTGGCTGGACGCCCGCCTGCCCAAGGGCGGCTTCGCGGCAGCCCGCGTGGACGCCGGATTCAAGAGCCTGACCATCCGCAGCGTGCCGGGCTACGCCCAGCCCTGGCCCCACCTCACCGACGCCCTCAAGACCCAGCACGTGAAGACCATCGCGAACGCCCGGGGCACCCTGGTGGCCCTGCGCGGCCCGGCCCGCCCCGGCGGCGGCTGGGTGGCGGGATGGCACGTCCACTTCGTCAGCGAGGACCGCACCCTGGGCGGCCACGTGCTCGGCTTCGAGGGCCTGGAGGGTCAGGCCGCGTGGATGTCGCTGGAGCGCCTGGTGCTGGAACTGCCCACGCAGAAGCCGTGA
- a CDS encoding DUF547 domain-containing protein — protein MSGPVVPGSGVPGSGVFGFAPTARLLAALLALCLCCAPPARAADDAPYARVLAAHVRGGLVDYPALKADRADLDAYLEGMAAVDLEALPRAQALAAAVNLYNAATLALVRDHWPVASIRDIGGLFGSPWKIRFVRTARGLMTLDELEHGFLRPRFGESRVHAALNCASRGCPPLAGEPFEAARLDEQLDRAARAMLSVPDRARLEGATLHVSAIFDWYSDDFGGKPGVIAFVARHAPPELAGQLAVLDPQAVTLKFLPYDWSVNGPPPGR, from the coding sequence ATGTCTGGTCCGGTCGTGCCCGGCTCTGGCGTGCCCGGCTCTGGCGTGTTCGGCTTCGCCCCGACGGCGCGCCTCCTGGCCGCCCTGCTGGCGCTTTGCCTGTGCTGCGCCCCCCCGGCCCGGGCCGCAGACGACGCCCCGTACGCCCGGGTGCTCGCGGCCCACGTGCGCGGCGGCCTCGTGGACTACCCCGCCCTCAAGGCCGACCGGGCGGACCTGGACGCCTACCTGGAGGGCATGGCCGCCGTGGACCTGGAAGCCCTGCCCCGCGCGCAGGCCCTGGCCGCCGCCGTCAACCTCTACAACGCCGCCACCCTGGCCCTGGTGCGCGACCACTGGCCCGTGGCCTCCATCCGCGACATCGGGGGGCTCTTCGGCTCGCCCTGGAAGATCCGCTTCGTGCGCACGGCCCGGGGCCTGATGACCCTGGACGAACTGGAGCACGGCTTCCTGCGCCCGCGCTTCGGGGAGTCGCGCGTGCACGCGGCCCTCAACTGCGCCTCGCGAGGCTGCCCGCCCCTGGCCGGGGAGCCCTTCGAGGCCGCGCGCCTGGACGAACAGCTGGACCGCGCGGCCAGGGCCATGCTCTCGGTGCCGGACCGGGCGCGCCTGGAAGGCGCGACGCTCCACGTGAGCGCCATCTTCGACTGGTATTCCGATGATTTCGGCGGCAAGCCGGGCGTGATCGCCTTCGTGGCCCGCCACGCCCCGCCGGAGCTGGCCGGACAGCTGGCGGTCCTGGACCCGCAGGCCGTTACGCTGAAGTTCCTGCCCTACGACTGGTCCGTGAACGGGCCGCCGCCAGGCCGCTGA
- a CDS encoding TIGR04282 family arsenosugar biosynthesis glycosyltransferase, producing MRPDVRLLLMLRAPLEGRVKTRLARDVGDRAALALYRAMVEDVLEALDGAGARVALLVEPGAEIPLVRRWLGEGRECVAQRGAHLGERLENAFAWAFAAGCDAAAAVGSDVPCLSPGAAGLLVEGLRAGRACLGPSPDGGYWTVGFTRGNFLPEVFRDMPWSEPGLLARTLEVMAPLDPFVLPELADVDTLADLGRALGACPEGLARRTRAAARAAGLPPAAPGQVPGQ from the coding sequence GTGCGGCCTGACGTCCGCCTGCTCCTGATGCTGCGCGCCCCCCTGGAGGGGCGCGTGAAGACCCGCTTGGCCCGCGACGTGGGCGACAGGGCGGCCCTGGCCCTCTACCGCGCCATGGTGGAGGACGTGCTGGAGGCCCTGGACGGGGCGGGCGCGCGGGTGGCGCTGCTGGTGGAGCCGGGCGCGGAGATTCCCTTGGTCCGCCGCTGGCTGGGAGAGGGCCGGGAGTGCGTGGCCCAGCGGGGCGCGCACCTGGGCGAGCGCCTGGAAAACGCCTTCGCCTGGGCCTTTGCGGCAGGCTGCGACGCGGCGGCCGCCGTGGGTTCCGACGTGCCGTGCCTCTCGCCCGGGGCCGCGGGGCTCCTGGTGGAGGGCCTGCGCGCGGGCCGCGCGTGTCTCGGCCCCTCCCCGGACGGCGGCTACTGGACCGTGGGCTTCACCCGGGGGAACTTCCTGCCCGAGGTCTTCCGGGACATGCCCTGGAGCGAGCCCGGCCTGCTGGCCCGCACCCTGGAGGTGATGGCCCCCCTCGATCCCTTCGTCCTGCCGGAACTGGCGGACGTGGACACCCTGGCCGACCTGGGCCGCGCCCTGGGGGCCTGTCCGGAGGGGCTGGCCCGGCGCACGCGGGCTGCGGCGCGGGCGGCGGGGCTGCCTCCCGCCGCCCCCGGCCAGGTCCCCGGGCAATAG
- the arsS gene encoding arsenosugar biosynthesis radical SAM (seleno)protein ArsS (Some members of this family are selenoproteins.): MNAFEELAGGAIRADGLDVLQVNVGLRCNLSCTHCHLEAGPARVELMDRATLNKALAAALAVRPALVDVTGGSPEMNPGLPDFLRGLRGAGLAVQVRSNLAILEEPGFEDFPALYRELEVGLVASLPCYLEQNVDPMRGAGVYRKVLSAMRRLNALGYAAPGGPALDLVFNHPLGPYLPPCQKSLEDAYRKELAPHGVAFSRLIAIANMPLGRYLEELEAMGQAQDYWKLLRDSFNPATLPGLMCRRQVNVGWDGALYDCDFNQALGLRVNHGAPDHLDAFDREALAGRTVVTGAHCLGCTAGAGSSCQGALA, from the coding sequence GTGAACGCATTCGAGGAACTGGCCGGAGGGGCCATCCGGGCCGACGGCCTGGACGTGCTCCAGGTGAACGTGGGGCTTCGGTGCAACCTCTCCTGCACCCACTGCCATCTGGAGGCCGGTCCGGCCCGCGTGGAGCTCATGGACCGCGCCACCCTGAACAAGGCACTCGCCGCCGCCCTGGCCGTGAGGCCCGCCCTGGTGGACGTGACCGGCGGCTCGCCCGAGATGAACCCCGGCCTGCCGGACTTCCTGCGCGGGCTGCGGGGCGCGGGCCTGGCCGTGCAGGTGCGCAGCAACCTGGCCATCCTGGAGGAGCCGGGTTTCGAGGACTTCCCGGCCCTTTACCGGGAGCTGGAGGTGGGGCTGGTGGCCTCGCTGCCCTGCTACCTGGAGCAGAACGTGGACCCCATGCGCGGCGCCGGGGTCTACCGCAAGGTGCTCTCGGCCATGCGCCGCCTGAACGCCCTGGGCTACGCCGCGCCCGGCGGCCCGGCGCTGGACCTGGTGTTCAACCACCCCCTGGGGCCCTACCTGCCGCCCTGCCAGAAGAGCCTGGAGGACGCCTACCGCAAGGAGCTGGCCCCCCACGGCGTGGCCTTCTCGCGCCTGATCGCCATCGCCAACATGCCCCTGGGCCGCTACCTGGAGGAGCTGGAAGCCATGGGCCAGGCCCAGGACTACTGGAAGCTCCTGCGCGATTCCTTCAACCCCGCCACGCTGCCCGGGCTCATGTGCCGCCGCCAGGTGAACGTGGGCTGGGACGGGGCGCTCTACGACTGCGACTTCAACCAGGCCCTGGGCCTGCGCGTGAACCACGGCGCGCCCGACCACCTGGACGCCTTCGACCGCGAGGCCCTGGCCGGGCGCACGGTGGTCACCGGGGCGCACTGCCTGGGCTGCACGGCCGGCGCGGGGTCCAGCTGTCAGGGGGCGCTGGCCTGA
- a CDS encoding TIGR04283 family arsenosugar biosynthesis glycosyltransferase: MSPSYSVIVPVLGEAARINRLVDHVRAVGYGLPVEIVVVDGRPGADTLAALDRPGVTALCAPRGRARQMNAGAAVAGGDVLVFLHADCALPVGAFAAMERVLASGRRVGAFGLAIRSTRWSLKLVALAATLRSRITGVPYGDQAIFMERAVFHALGGYADIPILEDVDLLARARRAGMRAGFARGRCTASPRRWEADGVWRRTFANWGIMARYLLGASPERLARDYPPLTEEDTP, encoded by the coding sequence ATGTCCCCGAGCTATTCTGTCATCGTGCCGGTTCTGGGCGAAGCGGCACGCATCAACCGCCTGGTGGACCACGTGCGCGCCGTGGGCTACGGACTGCCCGTGGAGATCGTGGTTGTGGACGGACGCCCCGGGGCCGACACCCTGGCCGCCCTGGACCGCCCCGGCGTAACGGCCCTGTGCGCCCCGCGAGGGCGCGCGCGCCAGATGAACGCCGGGGCGGCCGTGGCCGGCGGCGACGTGCTGGTGTTCCTGCACGCCGACTGCGCCCTGCCCGTCGGGGCCTTCGCCGCCATGGAGCGCGTGCTGGCCTCAGGACGCAGGGTCGGGGCCTTCGGCCTGGCCATCCGTTCGACGCGCTGGTCGCTGAAGCTCGTGGCGCTGGCGGCCACGCTGCGCTCGCGGATCACGGGCGTGCCCTACGGCGACCAGGCCATCTTCATGGAGCGCGCTGTTTTCCACGCCCTGGGCGGCTACGCGGACATCCCCATCCTGGAGGACGTGGACCTCTTGGCGCGCGCCCGCCGCGCCGGGATGCGCGCAGGCTTCGCCCGGGGCCGCTGCACGGCCTCGCCCCGGCGCTGGGAGGCCGACGGGGTCTGGCGGCGCACCTTCGCCAACTGGGGCATCATGGCCCGCTATCTGCTGGGGGCGTCCCCGGAGCGACTCGCCCGGGACTACCCGCCGCTTACCGAGGAGGACACACCGTGA
- a CDS encoding type 1 glutamine amidotransferase translates to MRIATIEHVPFEGPANIAVWASSRGHHLDRRLLHAGHALPEPGEFDLLAVMGGPMSVHDELEFPWLADEKRCVKQAVARGRSVLGVCLGAQLLAEVLGGHVTKNAQREIGWHPLSASPWAAASPLMRGIPARFTGFHWHGETFSLPKGATLLAASEACAHQAFGVGGKLAGLQFHFETTAESMEALIAHCGDEMDPGPFTQDADTLRRLAPSHLPELEAMLFTLLDNMAREA, encoded by the coding sequence ATGCGCATCGCCACCATCGAGCACGTCCCCTTCGAGGGGCCCGCCAACATCGCCGTCTGGGCCTCAAGCCGGGGCCACCACCTGGACCGCCGCCTGCTCCACGCGGGCCACGCCCTGCCCGAGCCCGGGGAGTTCGACCTGCTCGCGGTGATGGGCGGCCCCATGAGCGTGCACGACGAACTCGAGTTCCCCTGGCTGGCCGACGAGAAGCGCTGCGTGAAGCAGGCCGTGGCCCGGGGCCGCAGCGTGCTGGGCGTGTGCCTGGGCGCGCAGCTGCTCGCCGAGGTGCTGGGCGGCCACGTGACGAAGAACGCGCAGCGCGAGATCGGCTGGCATCCTCTTTCGGCCTCGCCCTGGGCCGCGGCTTCGCCGCTCATGCGGGGCATCCCCGCGCGCTTCACGGGCTTCCACTGGCACGGCGAGACCTTCTCCCTGCCCAAGGGGGCCACGCTGCTGGCCGCAAGCGAGGCCTGCGCCCACCAGGCCTTCGGCGTGGGCGGCAAGCTGGCCGGGCTCCAGTTCCACTTCGAGACCACCGCCGAGAGCATGGAGGCCCTGATCGCCCACTGCGGCGACGAGATGGACCCCGGGCCCTTCACGCAGGACGCCGACACCCTGCGCCGCCTGGCCCCCAGCCACCTGCCGGAGCTGGAGGCCATGCTCTTCACCCTGCTGGACAACATGGCCCGGGAGGCCTGA